AAAGCGtttaaagaaatgaaaaaattaGTATTGATCACTCCAAATAGGACTAAACGTGCAGATATGATGCTAATTCTGATTGAAAGTGCAAAAAATCAACGTGAACTAgagacacttttgaaacatttttacgAGAGACATGTTAACGAACAAAAATATGTCAAAGAAAATTTCCTTGACAAAGTAATGAATTACTTTAATGTCTACGAGTTTGATACAGGTTGCTGGGAAGCTTTGAATATCATGTTTCATAATTTAGAAGTCTACAGTTCGACAGACTACATTAGCAAGAGTGAATACAGAATCATTGCTCTAATTTACcatataattcataatattgaaATCCCAGACGCTCTCAGGAACAATATTGCTTCCAGAAtgcaattttattcattaaaacaaaacactgacAAGCTGACAAAAGAACAAACAGAGAAGGTGTTTCAATATCTATTTAACTTGTACATGGACAAAATTCGCGAATTTGAAAATGTACCTTATAACGACGACATCAAAGGCGaccttagaaaatatattttcaacatATTGGATTTATTAGATCAGTACGAAAAAACAAAAGAGCATATACCTGAACTTGTACATCACTTCATGAAGTTAGATTGGTCAGAATTTGAATACCacaaatttatcaaaatatccACAAATGCTCCACCGCTTAATTTACTGCATGACTTAAAATCAGATTCAAAACTCCTGATTGAGCGTCTTCCACTTGTAAGAAAGAAAATGAATGAATCTTACACGTACAACATCAGTACTGTACTCAAAAAGTTAAAGATCTATTTTTCGCAAGATGTTGCAAAGgaatgtttaagattttttaattcattGCTAGATGAGGAAAAGTTATGGCATAGAGAAGCGCAAGCAGTAGTACATGCCTTATTTCAACTAGGAGACGAAAACTTTAAAGTAGATTTAATGAAAAAGTTTGCTCCAAAAGAAGCTACTATTAATCATAGCGAAATCGACGAAAAGTTATTACGCATTCAAATGGCAATATGTTCGCACGTTTTATACTCGCGACCTCCGGTTCCTCTTGAATGTATATTCATGTACTTAAAAGGAGATTACGTACCTTTTTGTTTGCCAATGTTTAATGCACTCTTGTCTGACCTACCATTACCgctttgtattaattttgttgagaACTTATTGGATAAACCTGTCTCCATCCAGAAACATGGAATACGACTCGCTTTTCAATGTTTCAACACAGAAACTTTCAATACAGTTATTCTTCGAGCAtggaaaaaaacaaaaaatgtttcccTCAGAGATGTTATATTTGATGcactttacaataaaattagcaCATCGGGGGGTGGCCAAGAAGCGCTATTTGAgactttaaaatcaataattttaactCTAAAACACGACGATGATGACGCCATATTCAACCTTATAACGTCTTGTACACTCCCTGAACATTTCGCGATGGAAAGTATTATGATGGCATGGAAAGTAGTTAGTCAGTTTCCGCCAAAACTGACGAATCTCAACCGTATGCGTGATCTTGTAATTTGTTTTACTaacaatattgataaaattcgCCCAGACATCGTCTACGAAATAGTGGATACATTTATAGCATCAGTATTTAGGCCAGATGAAGAGGATGTTAAAGGAAAACTAAGCTCAGAGGCTATTTCTTTGATCTCCAGCAAATGGCGTCTTACAGCAACTTTTATCGTACACCTGAATAATGACGACcttgataaaaaaattgagctaactaaattaattttgatgaagTGTTTTAAACCTCACAAAGtagaaaataaacacattttaatagaaactggAATGCGGTTTATATCACAGCTTGAAGATGCAAGTTACAGTCAAACACCATCCCGCTTCGGAAATATTAATAGAGTAATGCAGGCAGTGATACAGACACTGCAAGATGTGTTTACCACGGAAGAAATTTACCTACGAATATGGGAACTACAGCTGGGGATTGTGGCTAGAAAAGCTATTCAATCGGCAggaataatttatgaaaatgcGGCGCATGACTTTGGTAGGGAACTCGGAAACTTGGTTAAGGAGTATGTTGATAAAGAATTGTTTTTCAATTCTTTCTTGTTACGAATACATGATTTATTAATAACGAAAATCACTAATGTTACAAGTATATTAAATCTCAATAATACCGATAACTTTTATGTTAAGTTATGTAGAGAATTATTGACATTTGAAATGATTGAGACCTATTGGCTGGCTTTATATCTCCTGCCTTGTTATTCCTCGGATCTACCTCCTCAAGTAGACAGGAACGACTATGTGTACATTACAAAtaagttatataatttaaataataaagagctACGTTTCTACATGTTCGATAAATTCGCAGGGCCCGggaaagatttaattttaaattaattcttaacAATTTCTGTTACGAACTAATGAATAAAAATCCCGGGGTAACTTGAAACTGGTAGAGAAGACAGTATTTTGTTATATAGATTACATAAGTGATGattgctataataatataaaatgttatgttctTTGTTGAATACAAACTTTTGTGTATAAGAAAAAGTTTTTTAAGATGTAATGAATACAAACTATTTTATGTCTCTAGCTAAAGGGCCGTCCCGGTATTGCTTTGGTGCTATGTGATATACCTTTATGATGATTTTTagaacatatattattatatctatcttGCAAGTTTAGAATAAACAATCCCAATTTCTCTTGGTCCTCAGATCAGATGGGAACGGCTCAACTGATTTCGCACAAATAATTTTTTGGCGTATTTGTAAAGGACAAgagcaattttcttataaaaaaaatattcgtcgTGTAAATTCAGGAACTAGAACAGCTAGCGGCCCTTACTATGTTATGTGTGTAAGTCATTTGGCGTTATTTAATGTTactaattagttttaagttctaaataattacattttgttaacatgtgtttaatatttaatgttatatttttaagatttttcatTTCTATTATACATTTTGGAATATACcacttgtttttaattatttgcttggactgaaaatattttatacctaaCCACCTTTATTTACCTCAAAGGATATTGGGTAGTCGCCTGGtaattaaaaacatagttttaacTCTGAAAATTTGGTTTTGGTCTTCAATAAGTAGGCATTACAACATATACAAAGGTGAACGGCAGACCCCGGACTGCATATTTTTggacatattatatttatattatattatacttatatttatagctGTACCACTTATTAAGTTAGTTTGTCCACAAACAGCAGCAAATAACTGaacttaaattttaatacaagtgACGTATGGTCTATTTCCTTGTCACATAAATGCACGTTTTTCGATGAGGGCAAAAATCAtcttcttattgactaaaaaccatcctgtttgTAGGTACCCCTTCTCCTCCTTAAGTTATCTGCGGTTATAGGTCGGGCATTACCCGGTGTTTTGATGGTTATCTGTTTGTGGTCAAGTGACAAGTTAACCTTGATCGTCGGCAGCAGACCCGCTTACGGTGACCCGGAGTGTCTTCGGCGACGGCTGGGGTGTGACGAGGTTCGTTTCTCGATGATTAGGAAGAaaggtttaataaaattagttccccaattacccctcttactaatcttcccaatccttcATTCCCCAAATAACCCTTAAATGCATAAgtcccaaaaggtcggcaaatAGTGGGCCGACTTTCTAACAGTCCTATGTTGAAAGGATGGCGGTAGGATAAGATAAGTActagcaaaataaaaaacacaattttaattcTGCGAATTTAATCTGTAATCTACACAAAAATGCAACGTTTATCAATATTccgtataaaaaataagtacaacAACAAATTTAATATCTACGACACGTTACTATTTAGAATGAAGCCATTACCTACATGACATCAACACCACGTAACACATTGCACGATTAATATCCACActaaaaaccttttattttaagttgtgacacatactaaattaactaaaaaaccaccgtttactcacgtaagtctttgactgccaatagaaaactgttgaaggcaaatcctccgctaacgtcggtcaccggtgaccaccacggcgttcaatgtgttaatagagaaaagctatactatgatgaagagtccctctgtgactcgaaactagtagagcttttttctattaatgtacgtgaataaacaGTGATTTTCGCTTGGTTGCATTGCTTTTGGAAGTAAAGTATTGTATTATAGACTTTTTCTGTGGACATTAATCAATCACAATTAACAAATATTCGTTTTGTACCGCAATTTCATAAAATGGAAGAATACTGAAGATACGaagattaaatttaaaatacatagataACATTTTTCTTCTTAGACTAAATGAACAATACAAGGGACTGGGCTTAGGATAGAAATCGGAAGTCAGACATTtcattattagattttcaactttattgcaaaaAGATAAGggtgaaaatctatttaaaagttTATGCGTTAGCGGCCGAATTTGTTAAGACTACCAGATTtggaacaatatttattgtacaaaatgTGAAGGAAAAATACCAATGGGAGCATTTTTAAGAGTGATTTTAGTAATACGAGtgtagatttaaaaaagtaaacaatataaaGGTAATAAGGCTACAAGTTTGTAAGGAAAAGTGCAATAATTGGATGGAGTTTGACAAATAATTGTAGGacatatattataaaagaaTGGATAAAGCTTCAAAAGTGGACGTCAAGTGTTGCGTATCTCAGAAACTTACATTTagcaaaaaaatgtttgattttcATTAGCATGGAGTATTATTAACTTGTTTGTATTAAATGCTAGTTCCATAGTAGATaggttaataatataatattatacgaGTGCAGGTCGTTTCAATTGTTCCTATGTGATACTATTTCGTcaatagagatgatgacagggtatgaaaattaaaaatctatttagtccttcagttaagtaatgaaaaaatattagacacgtaaagACGAGAAGACTCAAATAGTTTTAGCAGATAATACAAAcatgtaaaaatacaaataacaattacaatGCTAAACATACGTTTAAAAGCTAAACTAAGCCCTATTCAATTGGAACACTATGGTGCGTACGATAAGTCGCGCAATCATGTTGCTTTCAAAGTGAAA
This genomic interval from Spodoptera frugiperda isolate SF20-4 chromosome 14, AGI-APGP_CSIRO_Sfru_2.0, whole genome shotgun sequence contains the following:
- the LOC118279217 gene encoding uncharacterized protein LOC118279217 — encoded protein: MIILTGKNLGERHKDLNAKVKEAREKRVDFDELKRTPEQSDVDKLFKIALASKYINIDYIVEVLKCGDPLYISKALKCVWMYDDKYAHIINPDNLQNNIIPFMSTKMKKKMLTAVSMHVRNESRAAEFYNYCMNIGCPNIAYKFLYFTNENFKLKIIEDPLKQSAMLPTYNENGVNVKHFIGSSFILADVFLSNLNVTTRNEILSTLSYLYTFSEDKYLNLLEKYTDLTYSYGIKRFLTLRISKSIMKKHKDRVLKAPKMYVSILNANAIVKYSTVEDAKIYAIAFFPDNINEFWWNKNYLNEHKYFLDKITTGKFQFIKEMFTSKFPGEEFEMSLRFYQNRCYEIMTAAERETWALQQIASEKEILGKGQDYQWYKFINFEKAFKEMKKLVLITPNRTKRADMMLILIESAKNQRELETLLKHFYERHVNEQKYVKENFLDKVMNYFNVYEFDTGCWEALNIMFHNLEVYSSTDYISKSEYRIIALIYHIIHNIEIPDALRNNIASRMQFYSLKQNTDKLTKEQTEKVFQYLFNLYMDKIREFENVPYNDDIKGDLRKYIFNILDLLDQYEKTKEHIPELVHHFMKLDWSEFEYHKFIKISTNAPPLNLLHDLKSDSKLLIERLPLVRKKMNESYTYNISTVLKKLKIYFSQDVAKECLRFFNSLLDEEKLWHREAQAVVHALFQLGDENFKVDLMKKFAPKEATINHSEIDEKLLRIQMAICSHVLYSRPPVPLECIFMYLKGDYVPFCLPMFNALLSDLPLPLCINFVENLLDKPVSIQKHGIRLAFQCFNTETFNTVILRAWKKTKNVSLRDVIFDALYNKISTSGGGQEALFETLKSIILTLKHDDDDAIFNLITSCTLPEHFAMESIMMAWKVVSQFPPKLTNLNRMRDLVICFTNNIDKIRPDIVYEIVDTFIASVFRPDEEDVKGKLSSEAISLISSKWRLTATFIVHLNNDDLDKKIELTKLILMKCFKPHKVENKHILIETGMRFISQLEDASYSQTPSRFGNINRVMQAVIQTLQDVFTTEEIYLRIWELQLGIVARKAIQSAGIIYENAAHDFGRELGNLVKEYVDKELFFNSFLLRIHDLLITKITNVTSILNLNNTDNFYVKLCRELLTFEMIETYWLALYLLPCYSSDLPPQVDRNDYVYITNKLYNLNNKELRFYMFDKFAGPGKDLILN